AAAACAAGGGTCATCCCCCGGCTCTGGGAACCGACACGGAAAATGATTTTAAGCCAATGAATCATCAAATATGTTACCTTCAAGGCACGTTATACTTATTTCTCCTGCCATACCGGCGGCCGCTTTTCAAAAAAAGCTGCCACCCCTTCTTTTGCATCATTGGTGTCACACAGTCTGGCAAAGGCTTCGTTCATGTACGCGAACTGGGCCTCATAGGGCATATCCCGGGAGGCATAAAACGCTGACTTGGCAATTTTTACGGCCAGCGGACTCTTTTTTGCCAAATCTCTGGCCCAGGCAAGCGCGGTTTCATCCAGATCTTCCTTGGGTACTATCCGGTTGATAAGCCCAAGCTCCAATGCCTGATCTGCCTTGATCAATTCCCCGTAAAGCAACAGTTCCAACGCCTTTTTTTGTCCCACACACCGGGCCACAGGAATCACCGGCCCCACGCAGTTTAAGCCCACATTGATGGCGGTCAGCCCCATTTTGACGTTATCAGCGGCAATGGCCAGGTCCGATGCCGCCACAAGCCCCATACCGTTAGCGGCTGCCGCGCCATGGACCTGGGCAATTAGGGGCGTGTGCATTTTAGAAATCAGCACCAATGGGCTTTCCATTTTCTCAATCCATTCACGATATTGATTTGTTGTTTTGCCTTTAAGTTCATTGACATCTATACCTGCACAAAATGCCCTGCCTGCACCTTTGATCAGAATAACCCTGACATCGGACGCAGCTTCAAACAGGCTAAGCGCATCATACAATTCTTCTGCCATCTGACTGGAAAAAGTATTCATTGCCTCGGCTCGGTTTAAGGTCACACTGGCCACATGGCCTTCAAGGGTTTGTGCAATAATGGTTTCGTATGTCATAAGAAGCCTCCTCTAATATTTAAGCGAATGCTCGATGGTAAAAGAGCTATAATGCCGACAGGTTACCTGGTACAGTATACTAATTGTAATATACACGCAACCGCTACTTACCGTAGGCTTGGCCCCTGTCCCATCCACTATCCTTTTTCCATGCACTCTCCACCAAACACAACGCTCATATTACATTAACAATAAGTTAATTTTCTGAAGATAATTACAGGCTATATTTGCGACTATTGGCCCTAGTGGTGAATTTCACAAGCCAATTTAAACACTTTCTACATTCAAAAATTTTAAGAAAGGAAAAAGAAAACAATGCTGAATTTAAACAAAAAAGTTTTAAAAGCCGGCATCATCGTGACCGTATGCCTTTTTTCATGTACGCTTTGTTTTAACGCAGCGACTGCAAAGTCAAGAACCAAAAGAAACAAAGCCAACCCGAAATACATTTTTTACTTCATTGGTGACGGTATGGCCAGTGTTCAGATCCATGCTGCCGAAGCATATCTGGCCCAGTTGGCAGAAGGTGACGACGTTGAAGGCGGTACCAAAGCGGATCTTTTATCCATGAGCACTGAGTTTCCGGTGCAGGGCATGTCCACCACCTTTGCCAACAACCGGTTTATCACCGGTTCTGCGGCTGCCGGTACGGCCCTTGCCTGTGGTATGAAGACCAACATCAACGTGATTTCCATGGATCCCGCCACCACGGTGTCCTACAACTCCCTGGCTGAAAAAGCCAAAGACGCCGGCATGAAAGTGGGGATTATCTCTTCTGTTACCATCAACCATGCGACGCCTGCTGTATTTTACTCCCATACCGCCACGCGTAAAAATTATTCAGATATCGCCAACCAGTTAGCAACCTCTCCCTTTGATTTCTTCGGCGGCGGTTACTGGAATAACAGCGGTGAAGATGGCGCAGGTATGGCAGAAGAGACGGCAGTGGCCAATGGATTTACGATTACTCACAACCTGACTGATCTTCAGGCCCAGGCCAATGGTGCCAAGGTTATCGCCTTTGACTCTGTCCAGGATGCCGGCGGTCACACCGGCGCGTTGTATTATGACATGGACCGGGCAACCGTAAACGGCATGTCCCTGGCTGATTTCACCGCAGAAGGCATCCGCATTATAGACAATAACGATAAAGGTTTTTTCATGATGGTTGAAGGCGGAAAAATTGACTGGGCCTGCCATGCCAATGACGCCCGGGCTGCCATTGATGATACCATCGCTTTTGATGATGCTATCAAAGAAGCAATTAAATTTTATAACGATCATCCCAATGAGACCCTTATTGTTGTTACCGGAGACCATGAGTGTGGCGGCATGACCCTTGGCTTTGCCAACACAGGTTATGAAACAGCCTTTGAGATTCTGGCCAACCAGACCGTTTCTTATGAATATTTTGATGCCCACGCCCTGGCAGATTATATAACAGCCAATGTTATTAAAGATGAAGACGGTAATGTTACTTCTGCCCCTGCTGATATAGATGCTGAGATGTGGCAGATCATCTTTACCTACTTCGGTTTGGACGGCAATAATCTATCCGCCAGTGAAGATGACGATTTTACCGAATACGAGATTGAGAAGCTGGAAGCCGCTTTTGACAAGACGATGAGCGGTACTTCCGTAAACACTGGTGAAGAAGATTCCCTGCTTTATGGATACTATGAACCCTTGAGTGTAACCCTGACCCACATCCTGAACAATAAAGCCGGTATCGCCTTTACCTCCTACTCCCATACAGGTGTACCTGTAATGGTTCTGGCAAAAGGTAAAAATGCATCCATCTTCGACGGTTTCTATGACAATACTGATATTGCAAAGAAAATTGCCCAGGTTATGCGTGTAAATCTTAACAATTAATTGATCTATTAGCATGCCGCGTTTTTATTAGTGCGGCATGCCAATAACTTTTTAACGGATGAAAGAAGAAGTGAAAGCCTATTTAAAAGCGCACCCGGACCTATTGCTGGTATTATTATTTGCAGGACTGTGCTGGGTTTTGTTTATTTTGCCGACCGGATATGACCAACTGGTGTCCAAGGACGCCTATTATGACCGGGCACGAGTGCTTACCGTGGACAATTCCGATATCATGGTCCATGCCATTGTAAAAGCCGGGACCCAGGATCTTGAGGTTGAGATGCTGACCGGCCCATTTAAAGGTGAGACGGCGCGTGTCATAAATGCCCTGAAGGGAAAAATGGAGCTGGATGAGATTTATATAAAAGGGCAGGTCATCCTGGTTCAGTACACAGTTATCAACGGCAAAATTAAAACAGCCTACAGCAATGGCCATTACCGTATCAGCCATGAGGTTTGGCTTTTAGGGTTGTTCGCTTTGCTGTTAATGGCCGTAGGCGGATGGACCGGGCTCAAGGCGTTGCTCTCCTTTGCTTTGGCAGGGCTTATGCTCTGGAAAATCATGGTGCCATTGTTTCTCAAGGGATATGACCCCATCCCCATTGCCCTGGCTGTGGTGAGCTTTTTAACCCTTGCCATCAGTTTTCTAGTGGGCGGGCTTACCCGGCGGGGTGCTGTGACGTTTTTAGGGGCGTTTCTGGGCCTGGTATTCACCTGTATTTTGGCGCTTTATTTCAATGAAAGTTTCAGGATTCACGGTGCTGTCCGGCCATTTGCCGAAACCCTTCTTTATTCCGGTTTTTATGATTTAAAAATTACCCGGATTTTTCTTTCCGGTATCTTTATCGCCTCATCCGGAGCGGTGATGGACCTTGCCATGGACATTGCAGCGTCCATGGACGAGGTAAAAAAAAACAATCCGGACATTTCGTTAAAAGACCATATCCGGTCAGGAATGTCTGTGGGCAGGGCCGTGATCGGTACCATGACCACCACCCTGCTTCTGGCCTACTCCGGTGGATACATGACCATGATGATGCTCTTCATGGCCCAGGGGGTTCCCCTGATCAATTTTTTTAACATCAACTTTGTCGCGGCTGAAGTGCTTAACACCCTTGTGGGAAGCTTCGGCCTTGTTACTGTGGCCCCGTTTACGGCAGCTGTGGGAGGGCTTGTCTACCACTTCAGGCCGGACGGGATACTTAAAAAGACTAGGCCGGTCACTTCAAAGGAGATGAAACACTGCGCTTCCCAAATCCGGACAGAATAATTTGAATACAATGCTAAAAAGGAAACAAAACAATGAAACAGATTAAATTAATTTTTGCAGCGATGATAGCTGTTTGCTGGAGTGTATGTGCGTCAACCAGTACGTTTGCAAGTTCCTCCGGCTGGGCTACCGCATATTTGGATAACTCTTCCATTATACTTAATTTAGGCTCAAATGTTGCTTCTACTATCAGCTATTATGCTTATGCCCAATACGGAAATCAGACCGACACATCATCATCAACAAGTGAAGCGCTTGTTGAAGTTAATGCCGACAACTGGGCCTGGGCTGAGGCCGATATAGCGGATGATTACCAAGATATCTATGCCGCTGTCTCTGTAGACAATCCAGCAACGGATATAACTTCTAATGCCATAGCTGAATGCGGCATTTCATTTACCGCCGCACAAGCCGGGACCCTGACCATTTCAATTGACTATAATCTTGAAATTGATACGTCAAGTACGATATATACTGAAGCGATTGCTTACCTGACCATCAATGACGAAGAGTACGATTCAGCAAGCATTGATTTTTATGCGTATAACGGCATGAGCAAACACTTAAACGATCTGGGAACGCTGACTTCTACTTACACATATAGTGAAGGCGAACAAGTTACTATTCTGTTAGGCGCGGATGCTTATGCATCCGCGGTGCCCGTACCGGGTGCCGGACTTCTGTTGAGCACCGGCCTTATCGTCCTCGCTGCAATCAAAAGAAAGAACTAATTTGAATTAACTTTAACACAACAAATGAATAATGGAGAGGCCCAGCAAAACAATAAACGTATGTTTTTGATATCGTTCGAACCATGGGATGCGAATCAGGCGGGTGCCGATCTGACCACCCACGATCACACCGCTGCAGGTTGCAAATAACAGATAAGTGCCATGCGGCCAGGAGGCAAATCCCAGCCAGACACTGATGCAGGTCAGACAAAGGTAAAACAGGATTGTGACAAACATGATAAGCAGGCTGGTAGCTACGGCACGGGAAGTTGCCATTTTGAGTTTCAGCGTCATGTGCGGGATAAGCCAATCGGAATTGCCGATGCTTAACAGCCCTGTGAAAAATGAAGACAGAAGGACCACAGGATAGCTTTTGGCATGGATAATGGGAGAAGGAATAACTCGTGAAGGATCAATAACGGGCACCGGGCTTCTCAAAGACTGGATGGTTCGGATCAGCAGATAAGCGGCAATAACCACAAAAATATACAACAGCAGCTGTTCGTATCCCCTGGAGATGTAGAAACTGGATAAAAATCCCAGGGTCACACCTATCAATGCCATGGGAATAAAGGCCACGGCTGTTTTTACGTCAACCAGACCGTTAAAAAAATAGGTCAGAGAGCCGGTGCCCTTGCCTGCAATCTGAGTAAATATTGAAATGGCCACAGCCTCGGAAGGCCTGATTTCAAGAAATGTTAAAACGGGTATCCAGAGAATACCGGCACCTAATCCGGTAAACATCACCATGGAACCGACACCAATGGCCAGAAGATGGACAAAAATAAATTTAGAAAAACTTAATGGAATAACAGCATTTAAAAAAAAGGACAGAAAAAAAATATATGCGATATCCACCAGCATCCAGAACCCAAGGTATTGAGGCGCCTTTAACAGCAGGGGCCATATTTTCATCAGTCAGTTATCCTTATAACGGTCGCAATCCGTTTTTCGCCTTTCATGGTTGAATATTTGTTTTGTATTCTATACAAGAAGTTCGGCCCGGACAAGTTTCTCTTTCGCATGTTTTGATTTTTATGCATGTCCAGCGAGACACTCTCTGTCAGATATTGCCTCATTTTTAAAACGAATACGTTTCACCGGATTCAAGGATATGCGTCTGACAATGAAGAGAGTCCTTAAATTTTTGCAATGCATAATCACAGGTATCATGGGGAGAAAGAAAGATCTGTTTGGGATTGATGATATTCAGGTTCTCAATGGTCCGCGCGAGATCCTGTTCCGAAATTTTCTGCCATGGCGGTTTTCCTGTTCCCCAGATCATCTGCACCTTGAGGCCGGGTTTGCGAATTGCGCTGTCTGTAACAGGGAAGTGAAGCCCGCCGCCAATTGCATATATGGGGTCATCTGAAAGGCGTTTTGCCATCTGAACGATGGTTTCGATGGTTGGATGGCCGCATCCGGTAATCACAATCAGTCCTTTGCCCTTAAGCCGGGCAACAATGGCCTGCTCTTCCATCCACCCCAGAAGAAAAAAACTCCGTGACAAAGGCCCCGTGGTGGCAATGCCTGCCGGCAACATCCGGGGACGTTGAGCGATTTGGATTTCAAATCCTTGGGCATCAACCTGGGCCGGGGTAAAACAGACCATGCCGTTACCTTTGCCTAATTCCCTGGGCATGCAGATCTGATTTTTGCGAACTGCTTTAAAACCACCCATGTGATCCGGATGCAGGTGAGAGATGACCAGTGCATCAACCTGATCGATCCCAAACCTCAACTTTGCGGCATTGTGGGCCAAAGCCGGCATTTCGGGGCCGTATCCCAGATCAAAGAGAATTGATCCCTTATCGGTTTTGATTAAATAAGAAACTCCGGGGGCACTTAAAAAACCCGGGGCTGCTTTTTGTTCCAGAAGGACAGTCAACTCGAACCGCTCAAGCTCAGGTAGTTCCAGAAAACCTGCCTGGTCTATGCGCCGCTTATTTACATTCTGCGATAGGTCAACGTTCTGTTTATAGCGGCGATTTTTAATGAAAAGCATAGGAACAAGAACCGGCGACGCTATTCCTATAATCGGCCACCATGCAGGAGAAATTCTTCTGGACATTTTAAACCTTCTCTTTTATCGATCAATCGTATGTAACCTGCTTGCAGCAAGGTATCAAATTTCAATTGATCCATACAAGAGATAAAAGCATTATCCTTTAAATTGGAGATTAACCGTAAAAATGCGATTGGCCAAGGTTACACTTTCGGCTCAAATGATCCGCCAAGGCGAACCACTTCTTCCAATACATCATGAACAAGGTCATCCAGCCGAGAAGCAATTTCCGGACTCAGGTGTTCGCTTAAGGTTTCAATATCCTTGGGTTCAACGCCGATAACAGTGGTTTCAGGTACATGGTCCAAGGCGTTGCACAGGGTTAATGCTTCAATAAGATCAACCTGATGCAGCGAATTTTTTGCCAGAATCCTGTTGGGAATCTGTTCATGGTCAAGCCGATGCAGATCACCTGGCCGACCGTGATTAAATACGGTATCCACGACAATAAGCCGGCCGGCATTGGATATTACGCCAAGCAGATTCACACCGAGCACACCACCGTCTATAATATCGACATTATCAGAAAATTCGTACTCCTTTTCCAGCTTTTCAACCACCCGGATTCCCACACCATCATCGGTATAAAGAATATTTCCCACGCCCAGAACTGTGATATTATTTATGTCCATAGATAATTTATTTGTCCGCTCCGTCTATAAATTAAAAATTGCGGCAGTATATTACCGCCGCAATCTCGATTACTAAGCACCAGTTATAATTCAATTAAATAACCTTAACCTCATAGGTCTGGTTGGTATGGGGATCAATGACATGAACTGCGCACGCAAGGCACGGATCAAAAGAGTGAACGTTCCGCAGCACTTCCAACGGTTTGGATGGATCCGCCACAGGCGTACCCACAAGGGATCTCTCCACAGGCCCTCTTTGCTTTTTACTGTCACGGGGACCAAAATTCCATGTGGAGGGTACCACGTACTGATAATTTTTAATCTTACCGTCTTTGATATCAATCCAGTGACCAAGTGCACCGCGGGGTACGTCATTCAGTCCGCCACCCTGACCCGTTTTGGGCATGGTCCAGGGCTGGTAGGTCTTTTTGTTGCCCGATGCGATATTGGATTTCAATGTTTCAATCCAGCCTTCCATGGCGTCTGAAATGACCA
This window of the uncultured Desulfobacter sp. genome carries:
- a CDS encoding enoyl-CoA hydratase-related protein — protein: MTYETIIAQTLEGHVASVTLNRAEAMNTFSSQMAEELYDALSLFEAASDVRVILIKGAGRAFCAGIDVNELKGKTTNQYREWIEKMESPLVLISKMHTPLIAQVHGAAAANGMGLVAASDLAIAADNVKMGLTAINVGLNCVGPVIPVARCVGQKKALELLLYGELIKADQALELGLINRIVPKEDLDETALAWARDLAKKSPLAVKIAKSAFYASRDMPYEAQFAYMNEAFARLCDTNDAKEGVAAFFEKRPPVWQEK
- a CDS encoding alkaline phosphatase; the protein is MLNLNKKVLKAGIIVTVCLFSCTLCFNAATAKSRTKRNKANPKYIFYFIGDGMASVQIHAAEAYLAQLAEGDDVEGGTKADLLSMSTEFPVQGMSTTFANNRFITGSAAAGTALACGMKTNINVISMDPATTVSYNSLAEKAKDAGMKVGIISSVTINHATPAVFYSHTATRKNYSDIANQLATSPFDFFGGGYWNNSGEDGAGMAEETAVANGFTITHNLTDLQAQANGAKVIAFDSVQDAGGHTGALYYDMDRATVNGMSLADFTAEGIRIIDNNDKGFFMMVEGGKIDWACHANDARAAIDDTIAFDDAIKEAIKFYNDHPNETLIVVTGDHECGGMTLGFANTGYETAFEILANQTVSYEYFDAHALADYITANVIKDEDGNVTSAPADIDAEMWQIIFTYFGLDGNNLSASEDDDFTEYEIEKLEAAFDKTMSGTSVNTGEEDSLLYGYYEPLSVTLTHILNNKAGIAFTSYSHTGVPVMVLAKGKNASIFDGFYDNTDIAKKIAQVMRVNLNN
- a CDS encoding YibE/F family protein translates to MKAYLKAHPDLLLVLLFAGLCWVLFILPTGYDQLVSKDAYYDRARVLTVDNSDIMVHAIVKAGTQDLEVEMLTGPFKGETARVINALKGKMELDEIYIKGQVILVQYTVINGKIKTAYSNGHYRISHEVWLLGLFALLLMAVGGWTGLKALLSFALAGLMLWKIMVPLFLKGYDPIPIALAVVSFLTLAISFLVGGLTRRGAVTFLGAFLGLVFTCILALYFNESFRIHGAVRPFAETLLYSGFYDLKITRIFLSGIFIASSGAVMDLAMDIAASMDEVKKNNPDISLKDHIRSGMSVGRAVIGTMTTTLLLAYSGGYMTMMMLFMAQGVPLINFFNINFVAAEVLNTLVGSFGLVTVAPFTAAVGGLVYHFRPDGILKKTRPVTSKEMKHCASQIRTE
- a CDS encoding sulfite exporter TauE/SafE family protein, which produces MKIWPLLLKAPQYLGFWMLVDIAYIFFLSFFLNAVIPLSFSKFIFVHLLAIGVGSMVMFTGLGAGILWIPVLTFLEIRPSEAVAISIFTQIAGKGTGSLTYFFNGLVDVKTAVAFIPMALIGVTLGFLSSFYISRGYEQLLLYIFVVIAAYLLIRTIQSLRSPVPVIDPSRVIPSPIIHAKSYPVVLLSSFFTGLLSIGNSDWLIPHMTLKLKMATSRAVATSLLIMFVTILFYLCLTCISVWLGFASWPHGTYLLFATCSGVIVGGQIGTRLIRIPWFERYQKHTFIVLLGLSIIHLLC
- a CDS encoding MBL fold metallo-hydrolase; this translates as MSRRISPAWWPIIGIASPVLVPMLFIKNRRYKQNVDLSQNVNKRRIDQAGFLELPELERFELTVLLEQKAAPGFLSAPGVSYLIKTDKGSILFDLGYGPEMPALAHNAAKLRFGIDQVDALVISHLHPDHMGGFKAVRKNQICMPRELGKGNGMVCFTPAQVDAQGFEIQIAQRPRMLPAGIATTGPLSRSFFLLGWMEEQAIVARLKGKGLIVITGCGHPTIETIVQMAKRLSDDPIYAIGGGLHFPVTDSAIRKPGLKVQMIWGTGKPPWQKISEQDLARTIENLNIINPKQIFLSPHDTCDYALQKFKDSLHCQTHILESGETYSF
- a CDS encoding HyaD/HybD family hydrogenase maturation endopeptidase, whose translation is MDINNITVLGVGNILYTDDGVGIRVVEKLEKEYEFSDNVDIIDGGVLGVNLLGVISNAGRLIVVDTVFNHGRPGDLHRLDHEQIPNRILAKNSLHQVDLIEALTLCNALDHVPETTVIGVEPKDIETLSEHLSPEIASRLDDLVHDVLEEVVRLGGSFEPKV